The following coding sequences are from one Rhodospirillales bacterium window:
- a CDS encoding aldehyde dehydrogenase family protein: protein MNIDEELRAVGLDPVALSEGDLPVHTPIDGSEIARVIHTGQDAARAAIDDAEAAFLAWRSVPAPRRGELVRSFADELRAHKSALGRLVTIETGKILAEGEGEVQEMIDICDFGVGLSRQLYGLTIASERPGHRMMEQWHPLGPIGVITAFNFPVAVWSWNFALATVCGDPVVWKPSEKTPLTALACQALFERVRRRFGADAPGGLLRILIGGRETGERLARAQRLRLISATGSTRMGQELAPVVAARFGRTLLELGGNNGMIVTPSADLDLAERAIVFSAVGTAGQRCTSLRRLIVHDDIHDTLVARLRAAYASLPIGNPLDAETLVGPMIDGAAHEHMQAAMVEATADGGSVFGGEGVLEQRFPDAHYVRPAIITMPAQTDVVRRETFAPILYVLRYRELDQAIALHNGVSQGLASSIFTNDMREAERFLSVEGSDCGIVNVNIGPSGAEIGGAFGGEKDTGGGRESGSDAWKAYMRRATNTINYSTDLPLAQGLRFGGSA, encoded by the coding sequence ATGAACATCGACGAGGAGTTGCGAGCCGTCGGGCTTGATCCGGTCGCCTTGAGCGAGGGCGACTTGCCGGTGCACACGCCCATCGACGGCTCCGAGATCGCCCGCGTCATCCACACCGGCCAAGACGCGGCGCGGGCCGCCATCGACGACGCCGAGGCGGCGTTTCTGGCGTGGCGCTCGGTCCCCGCCCCCCGTCGCGGAGAGTTGGTCCGTTCGTTCGCAGATGAACTCCGCGCCCACAAGTCGGCGCTCGGCCGCCTCGTCACCATCGAAACCGGCAAGATCCTCGCCGAGGGAGAGGGCGAGGTGCAGGAGATGATCGACATCTGCGATTTCGGCGTCGGCCTGTCGCGCCAGCTCTACGGACTCACCATCGCCTCGGAGCGGCCCGGTCATCGCATGATGGAGCAGTGGCATCCGCTGGGGCCAATCGGCGTCATCACCGCCTTCAATTTCCCGGTCGCGGTATGGTCCTGGAATTTCGCCCTGGCCACGGTCTGCGGCGACCCCGTGGTCTGGAAGCCGTCGGAGAAGACGCCATTGACGGCGCTGGCCTGCCAGGCGCTGTTCGAACGAGTGCGCCGCCGCTTCGGTGCGGACGCGCCGGGTGGCTTGTTGCGCATTCTGATTGGCGGCCGCGAGACGGGAGAGCGGCTGGCGCGGGCGCAGCGCCTCCGGCTGATCAGCGCCACTGGCAGCACCCGCATGGGCCAAGAGCTGGCGCCGGTGGTGGCGGCACGCTTCGGCCGCACCTTGCTGGAACTTGGCGGCAACAACGGGATGATCGTCACGCCTTCGGCCGATCTGGACTTGGCCGAACGCGCCATCGTGTTCTCCGCCGTCGGCACCGCCGGCCAACGCTGCACCAGCCTGCGCCGCCTCATCGTCCACGACGACATCCACGACACGCTGGTGGCGAGGTTACGGGCCGCGTACGCGTCGCTCCCCATCGGAAACCCGCTCGACGCCGAAACGCTCGTCGGCCCAATGATCGACGGCGCGGCCCACGAGCACATGCAGGCGGCGATGGTCGAGGCGACGGCGGACGGCGGCTCGGTATTCGGCGGCGAAGGCGTCCTAGAGCAGCGGTTCCCCGATGCGCACTATGTCCGCCCGGCAATCATCACCATGCCGGCACAGACGGACGTGGTGCGGCGGGAGACGTTCGCGCCGATCCTCTACGTGTTGCGCTACCGCGAGTTGGACCAAGCGATCGCCCTGCACAACGGCGTATCGCAAGGCCTCGCCTCCAGCATCTTTACCAACGACATGCGCGAGGCCGAACGGTTCCTCTCCGTCGAGGGCAGCGACTGCGGCATCGTCAACGTCAACATCGGCCCCTCCGGCGCCGAGATCGGCGGCGCCTTCGGCGGCGAAAAAGACACCGGCGGCGGCCGTGAATCCGGTTCGGACGCGTGGAAGGCCTACATGCGTCGCGCCACCAACACCATCAACTACTCCACCGACCTCCCCCTCGCCCAGGGCCTCCGCTTCGGCGGATCCGCATAG
- a CDS encoding EF-hand domain-containing protein, whose amino-acid sequence MTRTSFLTATAIAAAAALAAGAFSVSDAAARGPGGQKGMGYMMQQFDENGDGAISREEFDAMHNERFAGADANGDGKITFEEFETAAAARRAQRMQQMYKSLDADGDGVVTTEEADARHAQRFEQMDANGDGVITADEMGRGKMGPGGGMGPGGGQGPAMGGQGPGMGGQGAGPKQGQ is encoded by the coding sequence ATGACGCGCACATCGTTCCTGACAGCCACCGCCATCGCCGCCGCCGCGGCCCTGGCAGCCGGCGCCTTCAGCGTCTCCGACGCCGCCGCGCGCGGCCCGGGCGGGCAGAAGGGCATGGGTTACATGATGCAGCAGTTCGACGAGAATGGCGACGGCGCGATCAGCCGCGAGGAATTCGACGCCATGCACAACGAGCGTTTCGCAGGCGCCGATGCCAACGGCGACGGCAAGATCACCTTCGAGGAGTTCGAGACCGCCGCTGCGGCTCGGCGCGCCCAGCGGATGCAGCAAATGTACAAATCGCTCGACGCCGACGGGGACGGGGTGGTGACCACCGAAGAAGCGGACGCCCGCCACGCGCAGCGCTTTGAGCAGATGGACGCCAACGGCGACGGCGTCATCACCGCCGACGAGATGGGCCGGGGGAAGATGGGTCCCGGCGGCGGCATGGGGCCCGGCGGCGGCCAGGGCCCCGCGATGGGAGGACAGGGTCCCGGGATGGGCGGCCAGGGCGCTGGCCCGAAGCAGGGCCAATAG
- a CDS encoding response regulator, whose amino-acid sequence MDASPHILVVDDDREIRTLLARYLVKEGYRVSAAADGREMRQAIEDGAIDLVVLDVMLPGEDGLSLCRSLRARSDLPVIMLTARGDEIDRIVGLEMGADDYLAKPFNPRELHARIRAVLRRVPPSDRRGRGYGAEDPEAVAFAGWRLDVGARELTAPDGLIVPLSGGEYDLLAAFVRHPGRVLSREQLLDLARGRDAQPFDRSIDVQVSRLRRKIESDPRDPRLIKTVRGGGYMFTPVVAPG is encoded by the coding sequence ATGGACGCGAGCCCGCACATCCTTGTGGTCGACGACGACCGGGAGATCCGCACGCTCCTGGCGCGCTACCTGGTGAAGGAGGGATACCGTGTCAGCGCCGCCGCCGACGGCCGCGAGATGCGGCAGGCGATCGAGGACGGCGCTATCGATCTGGTGGTGCTCGATGTCATGCTGCCGGGGGAAGACGGCCTCAGCCTGTGCCGGTCGTTGCGAGCCCGATCCGATCTTCCGGTGATCATGCTCACCGCGCGCGGCGACGAGATCGACCGCATCGTCGGTTTGGAAATGGGCGCCGACGACTATCTGGCCAAGCCGTTCAACCCGCGGGAACTGCACGCCCGCATCCGGGCGGTGCTGCGCCGGGTGCCGCCGTCCGACCGGCGCGGACGCGGTTACGGCGCTGAAGATCCCGAGGCTGTGGCGTTTGCGGGTTGGCGCCTGGACGTTGGGGCGCGTGAGCTGACGGCGCCGGATGGCCTCATCGTTCCGCTCAGCGGCGGCGAATATGATCTCCTGGCGGCATTCGTCCGGCATCCGGGGCGGGTGCTGAGCCGCGAACAACTCCTGGACCTGGCGCGCGGCCGCGACGCCCAGCCGTTCGATCGCAGCATCGACGTCCAGGTCAGTCGGCTCCGCCGCAAGATCGAAAGCGATCCACGCGACCCCCGCCTCATCAAGACGGTGCGCGGCGGCGGCTACATGTTCACCCCCGTGGTCGCGCCCGGCTGA
- a CDS encoding two-component sensor histidine kinase, with protein sequence MWPDTLVGRTIVVVAIAVVASNLAALVLFSSERLGLVTGDRIRLVAERVSTALEIVEEAAPDDRRALVRTLRSPGLRMSWAPQPWVDTGATDVTARGLRRTLMSQFTADGERAVKLRVLQFGEARRWLQERRSDAAPWRGPHARGDGLPPPDLAIEVLAGSVALTDGSWLNFAAVLPRLEPLWTSTFALIALLTTAAAVAASVWAVRRASEPLSTFAAAAERLGVDVDAPPMIVATGPREVRTAALAFNEMQARLQRFVRDRTHMLAAISHDLRTPLTRMRLRAELIDAPEDRDKMIADIGEMEAMITAALSFIRDEVTQEPQKPFDLAALLESVCTDARDGGADVQYDGPQRMPFVGRVLALKRAITNLVENAVNYGRSARVTASERGGMIIITVDDEGPGVPEAELGRIFEPFIRLEGSRSRETGGVGLGLTVVRSVIGAHGGDVTLVNRPADNCGPGGLRAIVSLPHPRPHTAVASAG encoded by the coding sequence ATGTGGCCCGACACCCTGGTCGGGCGCACGATCGTCGTGGTGGCGATCGCGGTCGTCGCCTCCAACCTGGCGGCGCTGGTCCTGTTTTCCAGCGAACGGCTGGGGCTGGTCACCGGCGATCGCATCCGGCTTGTCGCCGAGAGGGTGTCGACGGCGTTGGAGATTGTCGAGGAGGCGGCGCCCGACGACCGTCGCGCCCTCGTCCGCACGCTGCGCAGCCCCGGCCTTCGCATGTCGTGGGCGCCGCAGCCGTGGGTCGACACCGGAGCGACGGACGTGACAGCCCGCGGCCTCCGCCGCACGCTGATGAGCCAGTTCACTGCGGATGGCGAGCGTGCGGTTAAGCTTCGGGTCCTCCAGTTCGGAGAGGCCCGACGCTGGCTGCAGGAACGCCGCAGCGACGCGGCGCCGTGGCGCGGACCGCACGCCAGAGGGGACGGGTTGCCGCCGCCGGACCTGGCGATCGAGGTTCTGGCCGGCTCCGTCGCTTTGACCGACGGCTCGTGGCTCAACTTCGCTGCGGTGCTGCCGCGTCTCGAACCGCTGTGGACGAGCACGTTCGCCCTGATCGCGCTGCTGACGACGGCGGCGGCGGTGGCGGCTTCGGTGTGGGCGGTGCGACGCGCCAGCGAGCCGCTGTCGACGTTCGCCGCAGCCGCGGAGCGCCTGGGCGTCGATGTGGATGCACCGCCGATGATCGTCGCAACTGGCCCGCGGGAGGTGCGGACGGCGGCGCTGGCGTTCAACGAGATGCAGGCGCGATTGCAGCGCTTCGTGCGCGACCGCACCCACATGCTGGCGGCCATCTCCCACGATCTGCGCACCCCCCTCACCCGCATGCGGCTCCGCGCCGAACTCATCGACGCACCCGAGGATCGCGACAAGATGATCGCCGACATCGGAGAGATGGAGGCGATGATCACCGCCGCCTTGTCGTTCATTCGCGACGAGGTCACGCAGGAGCCGCAAAAGCCCTTCGACCTTGCAGCCTTGCTGGAGAGCGTGTGCACCGATGCGCGGGACGGAGGCGCCGATGTGCAGTATGACGGTCCGCAGCGTATGCCTTTTGTCGGGCGGGTCCTGGCGCTGAAGCGCGCCATCACCAACCTGGTTGAAAATGCCGTAAACTACGGCCGGTCGGCGCGGGTGACGGCGTCAGAGCGCGGCGGGATGATCATCATCACGGTCGACGACGAAGGGCCGGGGGTGCCCGAGGCGGAACTGGGACGGATTTTCGAGCCGTTCATCCGCCTGGAGGGGTCGCGGAGCCGGGAAACCGGCGGCGTCGGGCTCGGGCTGACGGTGGTGCGCTCGGTGATCGGCGCCCACGGCGGCGACGTGACGCTCGTCAACCGCCCGGCGGACAACTGCGGCCCGGGCGGTCTGCGAGCGATCGTGTCGCTGCCGCACCCGCGCCCGCACACGGCGGTCGCCAGTGCAGGTTGA
- a CDS encoding DUF2889 domain-containing protein encodes MPLSKPEPRDHIHTREIRCRGFRRRDGLWDIEGSLEDTKTYSFDNHDRGGIASGEPIHGMRIRLTVDDALTVRAAEAETAAGPFHICGDITPKFAKLAGLRIGPGWRRAVLDVMGGVNGCTHLTDLLIGPMTATAMQTIAAARAARSQSSAQNRRPALIDSCHAFASDGPIVAREWPQHATGEKQDQG; translated from the coding sequence ATGCCTCTCAGTAAGCCCGAGCCCCGCGATCACATCCACACGCGCGAGATCCGTTGCCGTGGCTTTCGCCGCCGTGACGGCCTGTGGGATATCGAGGGCAGCCTGGAGGACACGAAGACCTACTCGTTCGACAACCACGACCGCGGCGGCATCGCCAGCGGCGAGCCGATCCACGGAATGCGTATCCGCCTCACGGTCGATGACGCGCTGACGGTGCGGGCGGCCGAAGCGGAGACGGCCGCCGGCCCGTTCCACATCTGCGGCGACATCACTCCCAAGTTCGCGAAGCTCGCGGGGCTGCGCATCGGCCCCGGCTGGCGCCGCGCCGTTCTCGACGTGATGGGCGGCGTGAACGGCTGCACCCACCTCACTGACCTGCTCATCGGCCCCATGACCGCCACCGCCATGCAAACCATCGCCGCTGCCCGCGCCGCCCGGAGCCAGTCCAGCGCCCAGAACCGCAGGCCCGCCCTCATCGATAGCTGCCACGCCTTCGCGAGCGACGGCCCCATCGTCGCCCGCGAGTGGCCCCAGCACGCAACCGGAGAGAAACAAGACCAGGGCTGA
- a CDS encoding HlyC/CorC family transporter: MIATLAAIFVLLVLSAFFSGSETALTAASRPLMHQMEQNGDRKAGIVNRLRDESDRLIGTVLLGNNLVNILASALATSLLITVFGDAGVFYATIGMTLLVLVFAEILPKTYAFRNANRVAPLIAPGVNGLVIVLSPVTRTIQLLVSGILRLFGAEARMQEPIGPSAEELRGAIELHTGEGHGGVRDERAMLRSILDLAEVEVAEIMIHRKNVVMIDAGEPPETIVSQVLASPFTRIPLWKDEPENIVGIIHAKALLRAVQSAGGHITGVDVASLAAPPWFVPNSTSLLDQLQAFRRRREHFALVVDEYGSFMGIVTLEDILEEIVGDIVDEHDIPAAGVLRQSDGSYIVQGSVTIRDLNRSFEWGLPDEDASTIAGLILHEARRIPDVGQAFMFHGMRFVILRRHRHQITSIRIIPPADASAEDPPAA; the protein is encoded by the coding sequence ATGATTGCCACGCTAGCCGCCATATTCGTGCTCCTGGTGCTGTCCGCGTTCTTCTCCGGGTCGGAGACGGCGCTGACGGCCGCATCCCGCCCGCTGATGCATCAGATGGAGCAGAACGGGGACCGCAAAGCCGGCATCGTCAACCGCTTGCGGGACGAGTCGGATCGGCTGATCGGCACCGTTCTGCTCGGCAACAATCTGGTCAACATCCTGGCCTCTGCACTTGCGACCAGCCTCTTGATCACCGTGTTCGGCGACGCCGGCGTCTTCTACGCGACCATTGGCATGACCTTGCTGGTGCTGGTGTTCGCGGAAATCCTCCCGAAGACCTACGCGTTTCGCAACGCCAACCGGGTGGCGCCGCTGATCGCGCCCGGCGTCAACGGCCTGGTCATCGTGTTGTCGCCGGTGACCCGCACCATCCAGCTCCTGGTCAGCGGCATTCTCCGCCTGTTCGGCGCGGAGGCCCGCATGCAGGAGCCGATCGGCCCCAGCGCCGAAGAGCTGCGCGGCGCCATCGAACTGCACACCGGCGAAGGCCACGGCGGCGTGCGTGACGAGCGCGCCATGTTGCGCAGCATCCTCGACCTTGCGGAGGTCGAGGTTGCGGAAATCATGATCCACCGCAAGAACGTGGTTATGATCGATGCCGGCGAACCTCCTGAGACCATCGTCAGCCAGGTGCTGGCGAGCCCGTTCACCCGCATTCCCCTGTGGAAGGACGAGCCCGAGAACATCGTCGGCATCATTCACGCCAAGGCACTGTTGCGCGCCGTTCAGTCGGCCGGCGGCCATATCACCGGCGTGGATGTCGCCTCTCTGGCGGCGCCGCCGTGGTTCGTGCCCAACTCCACGTCGCTCCTCGATCAGTTGCAGGCGTTCCGGCGCCGGAGGGAGCATTTCGCGCTGGTGGTCGACGAATACGGCTCGTTCATGGGGATCGTCACGCTCGAAGACATCCTCGAGGAGATCGTCGGCGACATCGTCGACGAACACGACATTCCCGCCGCCGGGGTGTTGCGCCAGTCCGACGGCAGCTACATCGTGCAGGGCAGCGTCACCATCCGCGACCTCAACCGCAGCTTCGAATGGGGGCTTCCGGACGAGGACGCGTCCACCATCGCCGGCCTCATTCTGCACGAGGCGCGGCGCATCCCGGACGTGGGTCAGGCGTTCATGTTCCATGGCATGCGGTTCGTCATCCTGCGGCGCCATCGCCACCAGATCACCTCCATCCGCATCATCCCGCCGGCCGACGCCAGTGCGGAAGACCCGCCCGCCGCGTAA
- a CDS encoding 3-dehydroquinate synthase: MNVACTDRDAAPATLRVALKERSYDIVVGDGLLHGIGERVAAVAAGAKAVTITDANVAPHYLDIVDRSLRRAGLATSAVVLPAGEATKDFRHLEHLTEKVLACGIDRATSIVALGGGVIGDIAGFAAGILLRGLSYVQVPTTLLAQVDSAVGGKTGINSPFGKNLVGLFHQPRLVVADIATLDTLDARQLRAGYAEVVKYGLISDRDFFAWLEADGASVVAGNRAARARAILTSCAAKAAIVAADEREAGRRALLNLGHTFGHALEAETGFGDALLHGEAVAIGVVMAFALSARLGLCSPQAAERVRRHLAGIGLPTRPTDVAGQSWPMEALLGHMAHDKKVTDGRIRFVLARDIGDAFVADGVDADHLRAVIEESTVRRPDASPAPHVIPGPRQ, from the coding sequence ATGAATGTCGCCTGTACGGATCGCGACGCGGCGCCCGCGACACTTCGCGTTGCGCTCAAAGAGCGCTCCTACGACATCGTCGTCGGCGACGGGCTGCTGCATGGGATCGGTGAACGGGTGGCCGCCGTGGCGGCCGGCGCCAAGGCGGTGACCATCACCGATGCCAACGTCGCCCCGCACTACCTGGACATCGTCGACCGTTCGCTGCGCAGGGCAGGTCTCGCAACGTCAGCCGTCGTTTTGCCGGCGGGCGAAGCAACCAAGGATTTCCGCCACCTGGAGCACCTGACCGAGAAGGTCCTGGCGTGCGGCATCGACCGCGCCACATCGATTGTGGCGCTCGGCGGCGGGGTGATCGGCGACATCGCCGGGTTCGCAGCCGGCATCCTGCTGCGCGGCCTGAGCTACGTTCAGGTTCCAACAACCCTGCTCGCCCAGGTCGACAGCGCCGTCGGCGGCAAGACCGGGATCAACTCCCCGTTCGGCAAGAACCTCGTCGGCCTGTTCCACCAGCCGCGACTAGTGGTGGCCGATATCGCGACGCTCGACACCCTCGATGCGCGCCAACTCCGGGCCGGCTACGCCGAAGTGGTGAAGTACGGACTGATCAGCGACCGGGACTTTTTCGCGTGGCTGGAGGCCGACGGCGCCAGCGTCGTCGCCGGCAACCGCGCCGCCCGCGCCCGAGCGATCCTCACCAGTTGCGCCGCCAAAGCCGCCATCGTCGCCGCGGACGAACGCGAAGCCGGACGCCGCGCCCTTCTCAACCTGGGGCACACCTTCGGCCATGCCCTGGAAGCGGAGACCGGCTTCGGAGACGCGCTGCTCCATGGCGAAGCCGTCGCCATCGGCGTGGTCATGGCTTTCGCGTTGTCGGCGCGGCTCGGGCTCTGTTCGCCGCAAGCCGCGGAAAGGGTGCGCCGCCACCTGGCCGGCATCGGATTGCCGACCCGGCCGACTGACGTGGCCGGGCAAAGCTGGCCGATGGAGGCGCTGCTCGGCCACATGGCGCACGACAAGAAGGTCACCGACGGACGCATCAGGTTCGTGCTGGCCCGCGACATCGGCGATGCCTTCGTCGCCGATGGGGTTGACGCGGATCATCTGCGCGCCGTGATCGAAGAAAGCACGGTGCGACGCCCCGACGCCTCCCCTGCGCCCCACGTGATTCCTGGACCGAGACAATGA
- a CDS encoding shikimate kinase, with protein MKNQLLASSSKPIVLIGLMGAGKTRIGRLLAGHLALPFSDADEEIAKAAGMSVEDIFTTYGETAFRECEQKVIARLLGAGRRVIATGGGAVMNPATRERLQSQALSVWLRADLDILVERTSRRGGRPLLKGRDIRATLADLMAARYPIYGEADVVVDTSSDPPERTVQHVLSALTSFLDARAGPEDSAL; from the coding sequence ATGAAAAATCAACTGCTGGCGTCCTCTTCGAAGCCGATCGTCCTGATCGGGCTGATGGGCGCAGGCAAGACGCGCATCGGCCGGCTGCTGGCCGGGCACTTGGCCTTGCCATTCAGCGATGCGGATGAAGAGATTGCCAAGGCTGCCGGCATGTCAGTGGAGGACATCTTCACCACCTACGGCGAAACGGCATTTCGCGAGTGCGAGCAAAAGGTCATCGCGCGCCTGCTCGGTGCGGGCCGCCGGGTCATAGCCACCGGAGGCGGAGCCGTCATGAACCCGGCGACGCGGGAGCGTCTCCAGAGCCAGGCTCTGTCCGTCTGGCTGCGTGCCGACCTCGACATCCTGGTGGAGCGGACCAGCCGACGGGGCGGCCGTCCGCTGTTGAAAGGAAGGGACATCCGCGCCACACTCGCCGACCTGATGGCCGCCCGGTATCCGATCTACGGCGAGGCTGACGTCGTCGTCGACACCAGCAGCGATCCGCCGGAAAGGACCGTGCAACACGTCCTGTCCGCTCTCACGTCGTTTCTCGATGCACGCGCCGGGCCGGAGGACAGCGCATTATGA
- the xerD gene encoding site-specific tyrosine recombinase XerD, which translates to MSDSPASASEAQVRAGAAPCRHLEVFLEMLTAERGAAWNTVESYRRDLVDFAAHCREQGRTPEDADAEALRSYLAALTAVGMSTRTLARRLSALRQFFHFLADEGIRGDDPSALIDSPRQGSSLPKYLSEEEVTRLLATAAMATEPEALRLSALMEVLYATGLRVSELVGLPVAAVARDGSAVIVRGKGGKERMVPLTDPAVRALAAYHTVRHVFLARSRTGADRWLFPSRARQGHITRARFAQLLKELAAAAGIAPERVSPHVLRHSFASHLLAHGADLRSLQQMLGHADIGTTQIYTHVLDENLRTLVNHAHPLSRTRAVDRQ; encoded by the coding sequence ATGAGCGATTCGCCCGCTAGCGCTTCAGAGGCGCAGGTGCGGGCGGGCGCGGCGCCCTGTCGCCATCTCGAAGTTTTCCTGGAAATGCTGACAGCGGAGCGCGGCGCCGCATGGAACACCGTTGAGTCATACCGGCGCGACCTGGTTGATTTCGCCGCTCACTGCCGTGAGCAGGGCCGCACACCCGAGGACGCCGATGCGGAAGCGCTGCGCTCCTACCTGGCGGCCCTGACTGCGGTCGGCATGTCGACGCGAACGCTGGCGCGGCGTCTATCGGCGCTCCGCCAGTTCTTTCATTTCCTCGCCGACGAGGGCATCAGAGGCGATGATCCATCGGCGCTGATCGACAGCCCCCGGCAAGGCTCGTCCCTGCCCAAGTACCTGAGCGAAGAGGAGGTGACGCGGCTCTTGGCGACGGCAGCGATGGCGACGGAACCGGAGGCACTCCGTCTCTCCGCGCTAATGGAGGTTCTGTATGCGACCGGCCTTCGGGTCTCCGAGCTGGTGGGCCTGCCGGTCGCCGCCGTCGCCCGCGACGGTTCCGCGGTGATCGTCCGTGGCAAGGGCGGCAAGGAGCGCATGGTTCCGCTCACCGACCCCGCGGTGCGCGCCCTCGCCGCCTACCATACGGTCCGCCACGTGTTCCTGGCCCGGAGCCGGACCGGCGCCGATCGGTGGCTGTTCCCGTCCCGCGCCCGCCAGGGGCACATCACCCGCGCCCGCTTCGCCCAGTTGCTGAAAGAGCTGGCGGCGGCGGCCGGCATCGCGCCGGAGCGGGTGTCGCCCCATGTTCTCCGCCACTCTTTCGCCAGTCACCTGCTCGCCCACGGCGCCGACCTCCGCAGTCTGCAACAGATGCTGGGCCATGCCGATATCGGCACCACGCAGATCTACACTCACGTGCTTGACGAGAACCTCCGAACCCTGGTCAACCACGCACACCCGCTCAGCCGAACGCGGGCGGTAGACCGGCAATAG
- a CDS encoding thioredoxin domain-containing protein, with protein MWKVMRAGLSGIAPILAALALSMSPSPAAAADPASGALTAEQKAAVEETIRAYILSHPEVVIDSLTAYQAKQNQAQREAAEAAVATAGEELERDPNSPVVGNLDGDVTVVEFFDYRCGYCKRVLPSVQKLIKSDGNIRLVLKEYPILGPDSLTAAKASLAVWQTDPDRYMDVHAALLNAKGTLDEQRVLDLIAAEGVDRETIRKAMTDPGIEDVLRANFELGQRLGVNGTPAFIIGDQLVPGAIDFEQMEKLVADARDG; from the coding sequence ATGTGGAAAGTGATGAGAGCGGGGCTCAGCGGCATCGCGCCGATCCTGGCCGCGCTCGCGCTATCAATGTCGCCTTCACCTGCAGCCGCAGCGGACCCGGCGTCGGGCGCCTTGACTGCGGAACAGAAGGCGGCGGTCGAGGAAACGATCCGCGCGTACATCCTGAGCCACCCCGAAGTCGTGATCGACTCCCTGACTGCTTACCAAGCCAAGCAGAACCAGGCGCAGCGCGAGGCAGCGGAAGCCGCCGTGGCGACGGCCGGGGAGGAGCTGGAGCGCGATCCGAACTCGCCGGTTGTGGGCAATCTGGACGGCGACGTTACGGTGGTGGAGTTCTTTGACTACCGCTGCGGCTACTGTAAGCGGGTGTTGCCGTCGGTTCAGAAGCTGATCAAAAGCGACGGCAACATCCGCCTGGTTCTGAAGGAGTACCCGATCCTCGGTCCGGACTCCCTCACCGCGGCGAAAGCATCGCTGGCGGTGTGGCAAACGGATCCGGACAGATACATGGATGTGCACGCAGCGCTGCTGAACGCGAAAGGCACACTCGACGAGCAGCGTGTCCTCGACCTGATCGCAGCAGAGGGGGTCGATCGCGAAACCATCCGAAAGGCAATGACCGACCCCGGCATCGAGGATGTGCTGCGCGCCAATTTCGAGCTGGGGCAACGCCTCGGGGTCAACGGCACGCCGGCCTTTATCATCGGCGACCAGCTTGTTCCCGGCGCCATCGACTTCGAGCAGATGGAGAAACTCGTTGCCGACGCCCGCGACGGCT